A genome region from Hemitrygon akajei chromosome 14, sHemAka1.3, whole genome shotgun sequence includes the following:
- the LOC140738242 gene encoding solute carrier family 2, facilitated glucose transporter member 11-like isoform X1, giving the protein MLSKLLQIRGLLLTIFAASIGGTFQYGLNLTIINAPTTFVQKFINETWIERYNTQLENRVITFFWTLIVATYSVGGLVGALIAGPMAVIFGRRNSLLLSNVFVLVGALLMGLSRTAKSFEMIIIGRFFSGVNSGVGFNINPLYLGESAPKEIRGTVALSFAPFTAAGLVVGQIIGLREILGSDEWWPLLLASCAVPALIQLAMLPWCPESPRYLLIDRKDKNSCMKALKRLHGNIDITAEMDEMLEEQAVLEGQSAKRIWELFQDGAVRWQMIITFLLGSAFQLCGNDAMYYYAVYVFRAAGIPDERIQYVTIGTGCCEFTTSLTSNLFIDRTGRKVLLMGGYSLMAACGILFTISLTLQDKISWAPFLSMACIFASILGFGIGPAGVSAVIPMEIFDQTARPAAYMIIGSLFWINLIIVGLAFPFLVEGLGSFCYMPFLSFSLFAAIFIGCFLPETKGKTFLEISQIFHKRNFKTQLEESSASS; this is encoded by the exons ATGCTGAGCAAGTTG CTGCAGATTCGAGGTCTCCTCTTGACCATCTTTGCTGCCAGTATTGGTGGCACCTTCCAGTATGGTTTGAACCTGACAATCATCAATGCACCAACAACT TTTGTCCAGAAGTTCATCAATGAGACCTGGATTGAACGTTACAACACACAGCTGGAGAACAGGGTCATTACATTTTTCTGGACCCTTATCGTGGCCACTTATTCTGTTGGAGGACTGGTTGGGGCTCTTATTGCTGGACCCATGGCTgtaatatttggaag GAGGAATTCACTGCTACTGAGCAATGTTTTTGTGCTCGTTGGTGCGTTGCTGATGGGACTGAGCAGAACAGCCAAATCCTTTGAGATGATCATAATTGGAAGATTCTTTTCTGGAGTAAACTCAG GTGTGGGATTTAACATTAATCCCTTGTACCTTGGTGAAAGTGCTCCAAAGGAGATCCGTGGTACAGTGGCCCTCTCGTTTGCTCCATTTACTGCAGCAGGATTGGTGGTGGGACAGATCATAGGACTGAG agagattttgggCTCGGATGAATGGTGGCCCCTGCTGCTGGCGTCCTGCGCCGTGCCGGCCCTGATCCAGCTCGCCATGCTTCCATGGTGCCCGGAGAGTCCCAGGTATCTGCTCATCGACCGGAAAGATAAGAACTCCTGCATGAAGG CTCTGAAAAGGCTGCACGGCAACATCGATATCACGGCAGAAATGGACGAAATGCTGGAAGAGCAGGCTGTGCTTGAAGGTCAAAGTGCAAAGAGAATCTGGGAGCTGTTCCAGGATGGAGCCGTCCGGTGGCAGATGATCATAACCTTTCTGCTGGGCAGTGCCTTCCAGTTATGTGGCAACGATGCT ATGTATTACTACGCTGTATATGTGTTCCGTGCTGCAGGAATTCCTGATGAAAGGATCCAGTATGTCACCATTGGAACTGGGTGCTGTGAGTTCACTACCTCATTGACAAGT AATCTGTTCATTGACCGGACTGGGCGCAAGGTGCTGCTTATGGGAGGTTATAGTCTGATGGCTGCTTGCGGAATATTGTTCACCATCTCCTTGACTCTTCAG GACAAGATCAGCTGGGCGCCGTTCCTCAGCATGGCCTGTATCTTTGCATCGATCTTAGGCTTTGGAATTGGCCCAG CTGGTGTGTCTGCAGTCATCCCGATGGAAATCTTTGACCAGACTGCACGGCCAGCCGCCTACATGATCATTGGCTCCCTGTTCTGGATAAACCTCATTATAGTTGGTCTGGCTTTTCCATTTCTtgtt GAAGGTCTGGGCAGTTTCTGCTATATGCCATTTCTTTCATTCAGCTTATTTGCAGCTATTTTCATTGGATGTTTCCTGCCAGAAACAAAAGGGAAAACCTTTCTGGAAATTTCTCAGATATTTCACAAGCGCAACTTTAAGACTCAACTGGAAGAATCGTCAGCAAGTTCCTGA
- the LOC140738242 gene encoding solute carrier family 2, facilitated glucose transporter member 11-like isoform X2, translated as MLSKLFVQKFINETWIERYNTQLENRVITFFWTLIVATYSVGGLVGALIAGPMAVIFGRRNSLLLSNVFVLVGALLMGLSRTAKSFEMIIIGRFFSGVNSGVGFNINPLYLGESAPKEIRGTVALSFAPFTAAGLVVGQIIGLREILGSDEWWPLLLASCAVPALIQLAMLPWCPESPRYLLIDRKDKNSCMKALKRLHGNIDITAEMDEMLEEQAVLEGQSAKRIWELFQDGAVRWQMIITFLLGSAFQLCGNDAMYYYAVYVFRAAGIPDERIQYVTIGTGCCEFTTSLTSNLFIDRTGRKVLLMGGYSLMAACGILFTISLTLQDKISWAPFLSMACIFASILGFGIGPAGVSAVIPMEIFDQTARPAAYMIIGSLFWINLIIVGLAFPFLVEGLGSFCYMPFLSFSLFAAIFIGCFLPETKGKTFLEISQIFHKRNFKTQLEESSASS; from the exons ATGCTGAGCAAGTTG TTTGTCCAGAAGTTCATCAATGAGACCTGGATTGAACGTTACAACACACAGCTGGAGAACAGGGTCATTACATTTTTCTGGACCCTTATCGTGGCCACTTATTCTGTTGGAGGACTGGTTGGGGCTCTTATTGCTGGACCCATGGCTgtaatatttggaag GAGGAATTCACTGCTACTGAGCAATGTTTTTGTGCTCGTTGGTGCGTTGCTGATGGGACTGAGCAGAACAGCCAAATCCTTTGAGATGATCATAATTGGAAGATTCTTTTCTGGAGTAAACTCAG GTGTGGGATTTAACATTAATCCCTTGTACCTTGGTGAAAGTGCTCCAAAGGAGATCCGTGGTACAGTGGCCCTCTCGTTTGCTCCATTTACTGCAGCAGGATTGGTGGTGGGACAGATCATAGGACTGAG agagattttgggCTCGGATGAATGGTGGCCCCTGCTGCTGGCGTCCTGCGCCGTGCCGGCCCTGATCCAGCTCGCCATGCTTCCATGGTGCCCGGAGAGTCCCAGGTATCTGCTCATCGACCGGAAAGATAAGAACTCCTGCATGAAGG CTCTGAAAAGGCTGCACGGCAACATCGATATCACGGCAGAAATGGACGAAATGCTGGAAGAGCAGGCTGTGCTTGAAGGTCAAAGTGCAAAGAGAATCTGGGAGCTGTTCCAGGATGGAGCCGTCCGGTGGCAGATGATCATAACCTTTCTGCTGGGCAGTGCCTTCCAGTTATGTGGCAACGATGCT ATGTATTACTACGCTGTATATGTGTTCCGTGCTGCAGGAATTCCTGATGAAAGGATCCAGTATGTCACCATTGGAACTGGGTGCTGTGAGTTCACTACCTCATTGACAAGT AATCTGTTCATTGACCGGACTGGGCGCAAGGTGCTGCTTATGGGAGGTTATAGTCTGATGGCTGCTTGCGGAATATTGTTCACCATCTCCTTGACTCTTCAG GACAAGATCAGCTGGGCGCCGTTCCTCAGCATGGCCTGTATCTTTGCATCGATCTTAGGCTTTGGAATTGGCCCAG CTGGTGTGTCTGCAGTCATCCCGATGGAAATCTTTGACCAGACTGCACGGCCAGCCGCCTACATGATCATTGGCTCCCTGTTCTGGATAAACCTCATTATAGTTGGTCTGGCTTTTCCATTTCTtgtt GAAGGTCTGGGCAGTTTCTGCTATATGCCATTTCTTTCATTCAGCTTATTTGCAGCTATTTTCATTGGATGTTTCCTGCCAGAAACAAAAGGGAAAACCTTTCTGGAAATTTCTCAGATATTTCACAAGCGCAACTTTAAGACTCAACTGGAAGAATCGTCAGCAAGTTCCTGA